From the Calonectris borealis chromosome 12, bCalBor7.hap1.2, whole genome shotgun sequence genome, one window contains:
- the CEBPG gene encoding CCAAT/enhancer-binding protein gamma produces MSKTSQQNTATDANGVSVIHTQAHTSGLQQVPQLVPVSPGGGGKAVPPSKQGKKNSFVDRNSDEYRQRRERNNMAVKKSRLKSKQKAQDTLQRVNQLKEENERLEAKIKLLTKELSVLKDLFLEHAHNLADNVQPVGTETTTTNPENNGQ; encoded by the coding sequence ATGAGCAAGACATCCCAACAGAACACCGCTACAGATGCGAATGGAGTAAGCGTGATTCACACCCAAGCACACACCAGTGGTTTGCAGCAGGTTCCCCAGCTGGTGCCCGTTAGTCCTGGTGGCGGAGGCAAAGCCGTGCCTCCGagcaaacagggaaagaaaaattcctttgtGGATAGAAACAGTGATGAGTATCGTCAGCGCAGAGAGCGAAACAACATGGCAGTGAAAAAGAGCCGgttaaaaagcaagcagaaagcGCAAGACACGCTGCAAAGGGTCAAccagctcaaagaagaaaacgaACGATTAGAGGCAAAAATTAAGCTCTTGACCAAGGAGCTGAGCGTACTGAAAGACTTGTTCCTCGAGCATGCGCACAATCTTGCAGACAATGTGCAACCTGTTGGCACTGAAACCACCACAACAAATCCAGAAAACAATGGACAGTAG